From a single Oxalobacter vibrioformis genomic region:
- a CDS encoding tetratricopeptide repeat protein: MFTASRVLLCVTLFSLTVPVVAQQMPILSKACPVGTKEAQALFQTGMLIRSGKGSEKKNPQLAEEYFEMAIVKGSAQAAIALGDMYRYDFAKKHPKAVREKQSKAMYTLATELGCPDASAFLAEYHNKGMGVKKDPEKALELVKQAADADSPKGMEVYGRLIAEYKKDVDSGRIWLKRAIEMGNGDAGLPLADTYAREKDIGGVVVSLRSGAAQGSRQCLQVLTAIFADGRYGQNKDAMHASCYRKLEKSIDEYAAPQPIANLEKLCAMKKFFMPFRNR; this comes from the coding sequence ATGTTTACTGCTAGCCGTGTTCTGCTTTGTGTCACCCTCTTTTCCCTTACTGTTCCCGTTGTGGCACAGCAGATGCCGATCCTCTCGAAAGCCTGCCCTGTCGGGACAAAAGAAGCGCAGGCGCTTTTCCAGACCGGTATGCTGATCCGTTCCGGAAAAGGAAGCGAGAAAAAGAATCCGCAGCTTGCCGAAGAGTATTTTGAAATGGCAATTGTCAAAGGCAGCGCCCAGGCGGCAATCGCGCTGGGTGATATGTACCGCTACGACTTCGCCAAAAAGCATCCCAAAGCAGTGCGTGAAAAGCAGTCGAAGGCCATGTACACGCTTGCCACCGAGCTGGGCTGCCCTGACGCGAGTGCGTTTCTCGCCGAGTACCACAACAAGGGAATGGGCGTAAAAAAGGACCCGGAAAAGGCACTGGAACTGGTAAAACAGGCCGCTGATGCCGACTCCCCCAAGGGGATGGAAGTGTATGGACGGCTCATTGCCGAATATAAAAAGGATGTGGATTCCGGCAGGATATGGCTCAAGCGTGCAATAGAGATGGGCAATGGTGATGCGGGACTGCCGCTGGCTGATACCTATGCGCGGGAAAAGGATATCGGTGGGGTTGTTGTGTCACTTCGCTCTGGCGCCGCACAGGGCAGCAGGCAGTGTCTGCAGGTATTGACCGCCATCTTTGCCGATGGCCGCTATGGGCAGAACAAGGATGCCATGCACGCTTCCTGCTACCGGAAACTGGAAAAATCGATCGATGAATACGCTGCGCCCCAGCCCATTGCCAACCTGGAAAAACTGTGCGCGATGAAGAAATTTTTCATGCCGTTCAGGAACAGGTAA
- a CDS encoding class IV adenylate cyclase codes for MKLRIFSKTAGELIFYQREDRTGPTSSFYVRTTAADPAGLHEALTLVYGEIGQAVKERALYMIGRTRIHLDRVKGIGDFIELEVVLEDDESPESGIAEARRLMADPGIASSSLVASAYIDLINAKTDKG; via the coding sequence CTGAAACTGCGGATTTTCAGTAAAACCGCAGGGGAACTGATTTTCTACCAGCGGGAAGACAGGACCGGGCCGACGTCTTCTTTTTATGTCCGCACCACGGCAGCAGATCCGGCAGGCCTGCACGAAGCGCTGACTCTCGTTTATGGGGAGATCGGCCAGGCCGTCAAGGAACGTGCCCTGTACATGATTGGCAGGACACGCATCCATCTGGACCGGGTTAAAGGGATCGGGGATTTTATTGAGCTTGAGGTGGTGCTGGAAGATGATGAGTCTCCCGAGTCCGGTATTGCTGAAGCCAGGCGTCTCATGGCAGATCCGGGGATCGCTTCGTCAAGTCTGGTTGCATCGGCTTATATTGACCTCATCAATGCGAAAACCGATAAAGGCTGA
- a CDS encoding MarC family NAAT transporter, producing MKILLDLFDLLKLTLLGVTVILPLANPLTTVALLLGLSGHMTPDERNEQSLKASIYVCIIMLVTFYAGQIVMSLFGISIPGLRIAGGLIVSVIGFKMLFPDQSPHESTEAELKSAEINLHKKSDIAFVPLAMPSTAGPGTMAMIITSTSAVMADGGVSTWVYLLVPIPISIIVSLIIWGCLRSSNWIMRLFGNSGIDAISRVMGFLLICMAVQFAINGVIEIINMFGIKPIVG from the coding sequence ATGAAAATACTGCTGGATTTATTCGACTTGCTCAAGCTGACGCTGCTTGGCGTGACAGTAATCCTGCCACTGGCCAATCCGCTCACAACGGTTGCCCTCCTTTTGGGACTCTCCGGCCACATGACGCCGGATGAACGCAATGAGCAGTCGTTAAAGGCATCCATTTATGTCTGTATTATCATGCTGGTAACGTTTTATGCCGGGCAGATTGTCATGTCGCTGTTTGGTATTTCGATTCCAGGCCTGCGTATCGCAGGTGGCCTGATTGTGTCGGTGATCGGCTTTAAGATGCTTTTTCCGGATCAGAGTCCTCATGAATCAACCGAAGCAGAGCTGAAATCAGCTGAGATCAATCTGCACAAGAAATCCGATATTGCCTTTGTGCCACTGGCAATGCCAAGTACCGCCGGTCCCGGCACAATGGCGATGATCATCACCTCCACTTCTGCTGTCATGGCGGATGGCGGGGTATCGACCTGGGTTTATCTACTGGTCCCCATCCCGATTTCGATCATTGTCTCGCTGATCATCTGGGGATGCCTTCGCAGCTCAAACTGGATCATGCGGCTTTTCGGCAACAGCGGCATTGATGCCATCTCGCGTGTGATGGGTTTTCTGCTGATCTGCATGGCAGTGCAGTTTGCCATCAACGGCGTCATCGAAATCATCAATATGTTCGGTATCAAGCCGATTGTTGGATAA
- a CDS encoding AAA family ATPase, whose amino-acid sequence MRFEGSSNYVATPELQMAVNAAITLQRPLLIKGEPGTGKTMLAEEVASALDMPLMQWHIKSTTRAQHGLYEYDAVSRLRDSQLGDEKVANIANYIIKGVLWEAFEADRPTVVLIDEIDKADIEFPNDLLRELDRMEFYCYETHQLIQAKHRPLFIITSNNEKELPDAFLRRCFFHYIAFPDRETMTKIVDVHFPHLSENLMRDALEVFYNLRQVNGFKKKPSTSELIDWLKLLKAEGIDPGYLAAGDRLSNVPPLYGALMKNEQDVDMLHRLVQMNHQR is encoded by the coding sequence ATGCGTTTTGAAGGAAGCTCAAATTACGTTGCCACGCCCGAACTGCAGATGGCGGTGAATGCCGCCATCACGCTACAGAGGCCTTTGCTGATCAAGGGGGAGCCGGGTACCGGCAAGACCATGCTGGCCGAAGAAGTGGCGAGTGCGCTTGATATGCCGCTCATGCAGTGGCATATCAAATCGACCACCAGGGCCCAGCACGGGCTGTATGAGTACGATGCGGTTTCCCGTCTGCGCGACTCGCAGCTTGGAGATGAAAAGGTTGCCAATATCGCCAACTATATTATCAAGGGTGTTCTCTGGGAAGCCTTTGAGGCGGACAGGCCGACGGTGGTACTGATTGATGAGATTGACAAGGCGGATATTGAGTTTCCGAATGACCTGCTGCGGGAGCTCGACCGGATGGAGTTTTATTGTTATGAAACTCACCAGCTGATCCAGGCGAAACACCGCCCGCTTTTCATCATTACCTCCAATAATGAGAAAGAACTGCCGGATGCCTTTTTGCGCCGCTGCTTTTTCCACTATATCGCCTTTCCGGACAGGGAAACGATGACCAAAATCGTGGATGTCCACTTCCCGCACCTGTCGGAAAACCTGATGCGCGACGCGCTGGAAGTCTTTTACAATCTTCGCCAGGTCAATGGTTTCAAGAAAAAGCCCTCGACATCGGAGCTGATCGACTGGTTAAAGCTCCTGAAAGCGGAAGGTATTGATCCGGGATATTTAGCCGCTGGTGACAGGCTCTCCAATGTGCCGCCACTTTATGGCGCACTCATGAAAAACGAGCAGGACGTGGACATGCTGCACCGCCTTGTGCAGATGAACCACCAGCGCTAG
- the sppA gene encoding signal peptide peptidase SppA, whose amino-acid sequence MENTTNDTTTPATSSPQPEAVSEKSIAWEREMIEKMLTAGLKEQRAKRRWSIFFKFVGIAIVLIIFGMAKTFDLSSSETVPMESHAALIKINGVIQSEGKASAENIIKALQKAFGEKKTVGIILRINSPGGSPVQAGRIYDEIQRLKQQYPDKPVHVVVEEMCASGGYYIAAAANNIYVDKASLVGSIGVLVNGFGFTGLMDKIGIERRLMTSGKNKAFMDPFSPQNPQQKQYVQELIDEIHEQFIAVVKTGRGDRLKENGNIFSGLVWTGTKAIELGLADELGNVDSVARDVLKTQTIVDYTEEEKLSDRVLKKLGASMGEGAARYSSQELLPSLK is encoded by the coding sequence ATGGAAAACACCACCAACGACACCACAACACCAGCCACATCATCTCCCCAGCCGGAGGCTGTTTCCGAAAAAAGCATTGCCTGGGAAAGAGAAATGATCGAGAAAATGCTGACGGCCGGCCTCAAGGAACAGCGGGCCAAACGCCGTTGGAGTATCTTTTTCAAATTTGTCGGCATTGCCATTGTCCTCATTATCTTTGGCATGGCAAAGACCTTTGATCTTTCCAGCAGCGAAACCGTGCCGATGGAGTCCCATGCCGCGCTGATCAAGATCAATGGCGTCATCCAGTCTGAAGGAAAGGCTTCTGCCGAAAACATCATCAAGGCATTGCAGAAAGCATTCGGTGAAAAAAAGACCGTTGGCATTATCCTGCGCATCAACAGTCCGGGTGGAAGTCCTGTGCAGGCGGGCCGTATCTATGATGAAATCCAGCGTTTGAAGCAACAGTACCCGGACAAGCCCGTGCATGTTGTGGTGGAAGAAATGTGCGCATCCGGCGGCTATTACATTGCTGCCGCTGCCAATAACATCTATGTGGACAAGGCCAGCCTGGTCGGCTCAATCGGTGTGCTGGTCAATGGCTTCGGTTTTACCGGCCTCATGGACAAGATTGGCATTGAGCGCCGCCTCATGACATCCGGCAAGAACAAGGCATTCATGGACCCGTTTTCCCCGCAGAATCCCCAGCAGAAACAGTATGTCCAGGAATTGATTGATGAGATACACGAGCAGTTCATTGCGGTGGTCAAAACCGGCCGGGGTGACCGTCTGAAAGAAAATGGCAATATATTCAGCGGCCTGGTCTGGACTGGCACCAAGGCCATTGAGCTGGGGCTGGCTGACGAATTGGGTAATGTGGACAGTGTTGCCAGGGATGTCCTGAAAACCCAGACAATCGTGGACTATACCGAAGAAGAAAAACTCTCTGACCGTGTGCTCAAGAAGCTGGGGGCTTCAATGGGAGAGGGCGCTGCCAGATACAGCTCGCAGGAACTCCTGCCGTCGCTGAAATAG
- a CDS encoding HAD-IA family hydrolase, whose protein sequence is MAKNHFDLIVFDWDGTLMDSTAAIVKSIQAAADALKLPVPDKETAAHVIGLGLYEAMEAVMPGADPAIYPQMADQYRRLYLQFSQEITLFDGVIEMLEDLALSDYLLAVATGKSRRGLDRVLAETGTGRFFQATRTADQTHSKPHPAMLQEITEELGEDMARTVMVGDTTHDLLMAANAGAAGIAVQYGAHPLDELKRLKPLYTAESVISLHDWLKKNA, encoded by the coding sequence ATGGCAAAAAACCACTTCGACCTTATCGTTTTTGACTGGGACGGCACGCTCATGGACAGCACGGCCGCCATCGTCAAAAGTATCCAGGCAGCCGCCGATGCGTTAAAACTGCCTGTGCCGGATAAAGAAACGGCCGCCCATGTTATCGGGCTTGGCCTTTATGAGGCGATGGAAGCGGTTATGCCCGGCGCAGACCCGGCGATTTATCCGCAGATGGCAGACCAGTACCGGCGCCTCTACCTCCAGTTCAGCCAGGAAATCACGCTGTTTGACGGCGTTATCGAGATGCTCGAAGACCTGGCTTTAAGCGACTACCTGCTGGCTGTTGCTACTGGCAAAAGCCGCCGGGGGCTGGACCGTGTTCTTGCCGAGACCGGCACCGGGCGTTTTTTTCAGGCCACCCGTACCGCCGACCAGACCCATTCCAAGCCGCATCCCGCCATGCTCCAGGAGATCACCGAAGAACTCGGAGAAGACATGGCCCGCACCGTCATGGTCGGTGATACCACCCACGATCTGCTGATGGCCGCCAATGCCGGGGCAGCAGGCATTGCGGTCCAGTATGGCGCCCACCCCCTTGATGAACTCAAACGCTTAAAGCCGCTGTATACTGCAGAATCCGTGATCAGCCTGCATGACTGGCTCAAGAAAAATGCCTGA
- a CDS encoding CYTH domain-containing protein: MAHNIEIKAKINSVEAMEPLVAMLSDGNREVIYQGDVFFIARRDA, encoded by the coding sequence ATGGCGCACAATATTGAAATCAAGGCGAAAATCAACAGTGTCGAAGCGATGGAACCGCTGGTTGCCATGCTCTCGGATGGCAACCGGGAAGTGATTTATCAGGGTGATGTTTTTTTCATTGCCCGACGGGACGCCTGA
- a CDS encoding Rne/Rng family ribonuclease, translating to MKRMLFNATQQEELRVAIVDGQKLLDIDIETAGKEQHKSNIYKAVITRIEPSLEACFVNYGEDRHGFLPFKEVVRGLFKEGVDVRNASIKDALAEGQEIMVQVEKEERGNKGAALTTFVSLAGRYLVLMPNNPRGGGVSRRVEGEERQELRENIDKLDLPPGMSVIARTAGIGRSVEELQWDLNYLLQLWRAIDGAGSSAPGAFLIYHESSLVIRAIRDYFQPDIGEILIDTDEIYEQARQFMSHVMPDMVNRVKRYRDDIPLFSRFQIEHQIETAYSRVVPLPSGGSIVIDHTEALVSIDVNSARSTRGGDIETTAFNTNCEAAEEAARQLRLRDLGGLIVIDFIDMEVSKNKREIENRLKDALRHDRARVQMDKISRFGLIELSRQRLRPALSEGSHITCPRCNGTGHIRDVDSFSLQVLRIIEEESMKESSAAIHIQLPVGVAAFLLNEKRGEVIKIEARHRVAITVIPNKYLETPRYKLERLKHDDPRLDDNHLSFELAEESTDVDMSFNKTQKEAPKPRQEALVKTISPDAPPPAPPPAPAAAAPVAAPASGGVWDKILAFFGIEKAEEEVAPPPKPSGDTRAKRNNGDRDRNRNRNRNRRGRDRNREDQAPETAIENTMDVVNDEMTMPKAPKQPRQPKEGGTGERKRNRRSGGAKGEQKEKAAATEEMELLDANNEVVKEPRDTGIIDASGPADAKTADTASGEDEPRRRRRRGGRNRNRRDRDSIADSAEVAEIVSGEAREIDELVDGLMADTLSQNDLAGRDVSEVATRDARVEDVAFRPVETVEAVVKEIPAENPRVTPVAFYDPNDEAVVDLDALPADNPAGVPLPVAEEVPVVAAEARTADASPETVALEVSDFLTAPVLDAEVTEETPVGEVVIEETIRVEEAVIDETPAEPEVIVVDEPVVEPETVVLAEPMEEAGVEVKPLTEAERHPMVEAEVTEDFSDVLASAGLTMAATDPEKLRQAQERAAQVAVEEEAPRPARRRRMPPPVADEPLVQVDTKK from the coding sequence ATGAAACGTATGTTGTTTAACGCAACACAGCAGGAAGAACTGCGTGTGGCGATTGTCGACGGGCAAAAGCTCCTCGATATTGATATTGAAACAGCAGGAAAAGAACAGCACAAATCCAATATCTATAAAGCCGTCATTACACGCATCGAGCCATCGCTTGAAGCGTGTTTTGTCAATTACGGTGAAGACCGGCATGGTTTTCTGCCTTTCAAGGAAGTGGTCAGAGGCCTTTTCAAGGAAGGCGTTGATGTCCGTAACGCTTCCATCAAGGATGCCCTTGCCGAAGGCCAGGAGATCATGGTCCAGGTGGAAAAGGAAGAGCGCGGCAATAAGGGCGCTGCACTGACCACCTTTGTCTCACTGGCTGGCCGCTACCTTGTCCTGATGCCGAACAATCCGCGTGGCGGTGGTGTCTCCCGCCGGGTTGAAGGCGAAGAACGCCAGGAACTGCGTGAAAACATTGATAAGCTTGACCTGCCGCCGGGCATGTCTGTCATTGCCCGCACTGCCGGTATCGGCAGAAGCGTGGAAGAGCTGCAATGGGACCTGAATTACCTGCTCCAGCTCTGGCGTGCCATTGATGGCGCCGGCAGCTCGGCGCCGGGCGCTTTTCTGATCTACCACGAATCTTCGCTGGTGATCCGCGCGATCCGCGACTACTTCCAGCCGGATATTGGCGAGATCCTGATTGATACGGACGAGATTTATGAGCAGGCCCGCCAGTTCATGAGCCACGTCATGCCGGATATGGTAAACCGGGTCAAGCGCTATCGTGACGATATTCCGCTCTTTTCGCGTTTCCAGATCGAGCACCAGATTGAAACCGCCTATTCCCGCGTGGTTCCGCTGCCATCCGGTGGCTCTATTGTGATCGACCATACCGAGGCACTGGTATCGATTGACGTCAACTCCGCGCGCTCAACCCGTGGCGGCGACATCGAGACAACGGCATTCAACACCAACTGTGAAGCCGCAGAAGAAGCCGCCCGCCAGCTTCGCCTGCGTGACCTGGGCGGCCTGATCGTGATTGACTTCATCGACATGGAAGTCTCGAAAAACAAGCGTGAGATCGAAAACCGCCTGAAAGATGCCCTGCGCCATGACCGTGCACGGGTGCAGATGGACAAGATTTCCCGCTTTGGCCTGATTGAGCTTTCACGCCAGCGCCTGCGCCCTGCGCTTTCAGAAGGCAGCCATATCACCTGCCCGCGATGCAATGGCACCGGCCATATCCGTGATGTGGATTCTTTTTCTCTGCAGGTGCTGCGCATCATTGAAGAAGAATCCATGAAGGAAAGTTCGGCAGCCATTCATATCCAGTTGCCGGTGGGTGTTGCCGCTTTCCTTTTGAATGAAAAACGCGGCGAAGTCATCAAGATTGAGGCGCGCCACCGTGTTGCGATAACGGTCATCCCGAACAAATACCTGGAAACGCCCCGCTACAAGCTGGAACGCTTAAAACATGACGATCCGCGTCTTGATGACAATCACCTGAGCTTTGAACTGGCTGAAGAGTCAACTGATGTGGACATGAGCTTCAACAAGACACAGAAAGAAGCGCCCAAGCCGCGTCAGGAAGCCCTGGTGAAAACCATTTCACCGGATGCGCCGCCACCGGCCCCGCCGCCGGCACCAGCCGCTGCCGCGCCTGTAGCCGCACCGGCTTCAGGTGGTGTCTGGGACAAGATACTGGCCTTTTTTGGTATTGAAAAAGCCGAGGAAGAAGTGGCTCCGCCACCGAAACCTTCCGGTGATACCCGCGCCAAACGCAATAATGGCGACCGTGACCGCAACCGTAACCGCAACCGTAATCGCCGGGGACGTGACCGCAATCGCGAAGATCAGGCGCCAGAAACAGCCATAGAAAACACCATGGACGTGGTCAATGACGAAATGACCATGCCAAAGGCGCCAAAGCAACCCCGGCAGCCGAAAGAAGGCGGCACAGGGGAAAGAAAGCGCAACCGCCGTTCAGGTGGCGCCAAGGGTGAGCAGAAGGAAAAAGCCGCTGCTACAGAAGAAATGGAACTGCTGGATGCCAACAACGAAGTCGTGAAAGAGCCTCGTGATACCGGAATCATTGACGCATCGGGACCGGCTGACGCGAAAACGGCTGATACCGCTTCGGGTGAGGACGAGCCGCGCCGCCGCCGTCGCCGTGGCGGACGCAACCGCAACCGCCGTGATCGTGACAGTATTGCGGACAGTGCGGAAGTCGCGGAAATCGTATCAGGCGAAGCCCGTGAAATCGATGAACTGGTTGATGGCCTCATGGCGGATACCCTCAGCCAGAATGATCTGGCAGGAAGGGATGTCTCCGAAGTGGCAACTCGCGATGCCAGGGTCGAAGATGTGGCTTTCAGGCCGGTTGAAACCGTTGAGGCAGTTGTCAAGGAAATACCCGCCGAGAATCCGCGTGTGACGCCAGTGGCTTTTTATGATCCGAATGATGAGGCTGTCGTGGATCTGGACGCCCTTCCTGCGGACAATCCGGCAGGGGTGCCGCTTCCTGTCGCTGAAGAAGTGCCAGTGGTTGCTGCAGAAGCCAGGACAGCCGATGCATCGCCCGAAACCGTGGCACTGGAGGTTTCAGACTTCCTCACGGCCCCTGTCTTGGATGCGGAGGTAACAGAAGAGACTCCTGTCGGGGAAGTGGTGATTGAGGAAACGATCCGGGTAGAAGAAGCGGTCATTGATGAAACACCGGCCGAGCCGGAAGTCATCGTGGTGGATGAGCCGGTTGTCGAGCCTGAGACGGTTGTCCTTGCCGAGCCGATGGAAGAAGCCGGCGTTGAGGTCAAACCCCTTACTGAAGCGGAACGCCATCCGATGGTTGAGGCGGAAGTGACTGAGGATTTCAGTGATGTGCTGGCTTCTGCCGGGCTGACCATGGCTGCAACTGACCCGGAAAAACTGCGCCAGGCACAGGAAAGGGCAGCACAGGTGGCCGTGGAGGAGGAAGCCCCCCGCCCTGCCCGCCGCCGCAGGATGCCGCCACCGGTTGCAGATGAGCCGCTGGTACAGGTGGATACGAAAAAATAA
- the rluC gene encoding 23S rRNA pseudouridine(955/2504/2580) synthase RluC → MSQTNRGRVGQSAKKQQERPVGSNPAQVRLVTITENEDGQRIDNYLFKHCKGVPKSHVYRILRSGEVRVNKGRIDQTYRLKAGDIIRIPPVRMAEREEKAIPPARFETLFEDEHLLIINKPAGVAVHGGSGVDFGVIEQLRASRPELKYLELVHRLDRETSGILMLAKKRPALRRMHEQMREGSIDKRYQTLVQGNWANQRQHVKLPLFKYLTPDGERRVRVQPGGIESHTIFNVMEKYDDFTLLEAELKTGRTHQIRVHLAASGHVIAGDDKYGDFDLNRQLQKAGDTGAALKRMFLHAYRLTFIHPHSGEEMTVTAPLPPECARYLESLNTPTGEKATMSP, encoded by the coding sequence ATGAGCCAAACTAACAGGGGTAGGGTGGGCCAAAGTGCCAAAAAACAGCAGGAAAGGCCTGTTGGATCAAATCCGGCGCAGGTTCGGCTTGTCACCATCACCGAAAACGAAGACGGGCAGCGCATCGACAACTACCTCTTCAAACACTGCAAGGGAGTGCCCAAAAGCCATGTCTACCGCATCCTGCGCTCGGGCGAGGTCCGGGTCAACAAGGGCAGGATCGACCAGACCTACCGGCTTAAAGCTGGCGACATCATCCGTATCCCCCCTGTCCGGATGGCCGAGCGGGAGGAAAAAGCTATTCCCCCGGCCCGCTTTGAAACCCTCTTTGAAGATGAGCACCTGCTTATCATCAACAAGCCGGCCGGTGTGGCGGTGCATGGCGGCTCCGGTGTGGATTTCGGCGTCATTGAGCAGCTTCGCGCTTCCCGGCCCGAACTGAAATACCTCGAACTCGTCCACCGCCTGGACCGGGAAACCTCAGGTATCCTGATGCTGGCAAAAAAGCGTCCGGCCCTGCGGCGTATGCACGAACAGATGCGCGAAGGCAGTATCGACAAGCGCTACCAGACCCTGGTGCAGGGCAACTGGGCCAACCAGCGCCAGCATGTGAAACTGCCGCTTTTCAAATACCTCACGCCCGATGGTGAAAGGCGGGTACGCGTCCAGCCCGGCGGCATTGAATCCCACACCATATTCAATGTCATGGAAAAATACGATGACTTCACCCTGCTTGAGGCTGAACTCAAAACAGGGCGAACCCACCAGATAAGGGTGCATCTGGCTGCCAGCGGCCATGTCATTGCCGGGGACGACAAATACGGCGATTTTGACCTGAACCGCCAGCTCCAGAAAGCGGGCGATACCGGTGCGGCCTTAAAGCGCATGTTCCTGCACGCTTACCGACTCACTTTCATCCACCCCCATTCCGGAGAAGAGATGACCGTCACGGCACCATTGCCTCCCGAATGCGCCCGCTACCTGGAAAGCCTCAACACCCCGACCGGCGAAAAGGCTACAATGTCGCCTTGA
- a CDS encoding vWA domain-containing protein yields MLVDFFLHLKERRVPVTITEFLALLEALQAGMANYSLDDFYALARICLVKNEAHYDRFDVAFAEYFEKIRASGENGGAIPEAWLQNATEKVLSADELALLDTALNDTPETPRELTPEEEKPVDEESDKLFGRGGSGKFGAGGINPEGLRMDDTEVPRQGSVKAWNSREFKGLDDEVELGTRNMKVALRRLRKFAREGVPDELDLDETIRSTAKNAGWLDLVMRPERKNKVKVLLFFDTGGSMTPHLKICEELFSAARSEFKHMDYFYFHNCVYDTVWKYDGPSFTTHYPIQYITSKFGKDYKLIFVGDATMGPTEISEPLNNTYQQTHSRHSGETWMRSLLLHFRHAVWLNPEEERFWNITQSIEMIRDIMEDRMFPLTLRGLDDAMRALSK; encoded by the coding sequence ATGCTGGTCGATTTTTTTCTGCATCTGAAAGAACGGCGTGTTCCGGTAACCATCACGGAATTTTTGGCGCTGCTTGAAGCCCTGCAGGCGGGGATGGCCAACTACAGCCTGGATGATTTTTACGCACTGGCCCGAATCTGCCTGGTGAAAAACGAGGCTCACTACGATCGTTTTGATGTGGCCTTTGCGGAATATTTCGAGAAAATCAGGGCATCAGGCGAAAATGGTGGAGCCATTCCGGAAGCCTGGCTGCAAAATGCCACTGAAAAGGTGCTTTCCGCAGACGAACTGGCGCTCCTGGATACCGCGTTGAATGACACACCGGAAACGCCCCGCGAGCTGACACCGGAAGAGGAAAAACCTGTTGATGAGGAAAGTGACAAGCTATTTGGCCGTGGCGGCAGCGGCAAGTTTGGCGCAGGCGGTATCAATCCGGAAGGTCTGCGTATGGACGATACCGAAGTGCCCAGACAGGGTAGCGTCAAGGCCTGGAACAGCCGTGAATTCAAGGGGCTGGATGATGAAGTCGAGCTGGGCACGCGCAATATGAAGGTGGCGTTAAGGCGCCTGCGAAAATTTGCCCGTGAAGGCGTGCCTGATGAGCTGGATCTGGATGAGACCATCCGCAGTACCGCCAAAAATGCCGGCTGGCTGGACCTGGTCATGCGTCCGGAACGTAAAAACAAGGTCAAGGTGCTGCTGTTTTTTGATACCGGCGGCTCGATGACGCCGCATCTGAAAATATGCGAAGAACTCTTTTCGGCTGCCCGAAGTGAATTCAAGCACATGGACTATTTTTATTTCCACAATTGTGTGTATGACACGGTATGGAAGTATGACGGCCCTTCTTTTACCACCCACTATCCGATTCAGTACATTACCAGCAAATTTGGCAAGGATTACAAGCTGATCTTTGTTGGCGACGCCACGATGGGCCCAACCGAAATCAGTGAGCCGCTCAATAATACTTACCAGCAGACGCACAGCCGGCATTCCGGGGAGACATGGATGCGAAGTCTTTTGCTGCATTTCAGGCATGCTGTCTGGCTGAACCCGGAAGAAGAACGTTTCTGGAATATCACCCAGTCCATTGAGATGATCCGTGACATTATGGAAGACCGTATGTTTCCCCTTACCCTGCGCGGGCTGGATGATGCCATGCGAGCACTCAGCAAGTAA